The Miscanthus floridulus cultivar M001 chromosome 7, ASM1932011v1, whole genome shotgun sequence genome includes a region encoding these proteins:
- the LOC136463952 gene encoding probable WRKY transcription factor 12 codes for MQAYMEGGQLSACLPSFLVPDHYAAFPLPLPLQLPSQPNNKLFQMPFVVGQEETENHGGMLSSDHCGGLYPLPALPFFSSSGAVAATACGGKPTAGFMPSTIGAEEVCTSVTTKLGCNESNSTWWKGSAATIAERGKMKVRRKMREPRFCFQTRSDVDVLDDGYKWRKYGQKVVKNSLHPRSYFRCTHSNCRVKKRVERLSTDCRMVMTTYEGRHTHSPCSDDDASADHTDCFSSF; via the exons ATGCAGGCATATATGGAGGGAGGCCAGTTGAGTGCTTGCCTTCCTAGCTTCCTTGTGCCGGATCACTACGCCGCCTTCCCTCTTCCTCTCCCGCTACAACTTCCTAGCCAACCAAACAACAAGCTTTTCCAGATGCCGTTTGTAGTTGGCCAGGAAGAGACCGAGAACCATGGCGGGATGCTCTCCTCCGACCATTGTGGTGGACTATACCCGCTGCCGGCACTGCCCTTCTTCAGCAGCTCCGGCGCCGTCGCCGCAACAGCATGCGGTGGGAAGCCTACGGCCGGTTTCATGCCCAGTACTATTGGCGCTGAGGAG GTCTGCACCTCGGTGACTACTAAACTAGGTTGCAACGAGAGTAATAGCACATG GTGGAAGGGCTCAGCAGCTACGATAGCAGAGAGAGGGAAGATGAAGGTAAGGAGGAAGATGAGGGAACCGAGGTTTTGCTTCCAGACCAGAAGCGACGTGGATGTACTGGATGATGGCTACAAGTGGAGGAAGTACGGGCAGAAGGTTGTCAAGAACAGCCTCCACCCAAG GAGCTATTTCCGGTGCACTCACAGCAACTGCCGCGTGAAGAAACGGGTGGAGCGGCTGTCGACGGACTGCCGCATGGTGATGACCACGTACGAGGGCCGCCACACGCACTCTCCCTGCAGCGACGACGACGCCTCCGCCGACCACACCGATTGTTTCAGCTCCTTCTGA